From Acidobacteriota bacterium, one genomic window encodes:
- the ribB gene encoding 3,4-dihydroxy-2-butanone-4-phosphate synthase yields the protein MPFAKIDDAVADIRAGKMIIIVDDEDRENEGDLVCAAELVTPEIINFMAVHGRGLICLPLTEERCDFLQLAPQTAENTSGFGTAFTVSIEAKEGVTTGISAADRARTILTAVDPTSTAADLARPGHVFPLRARRGGVLVRVGQTEASVDVARIAGLNPSAVICEIMNDDGTMARLPELERFAAKFDLKVISVADLVRYRIQKETLVRKVIESDLPTSYGLFRASIYENVVNGETHLALAMGDISKTTDPVLVRVQTENITFAMFGSRLGEAAEAINAALKNIAAAGTGVILYLRQNEHNLDLIHQLKTYALMQERAIDLQTARRESGYGNVRDYGIGAQILKDLGLSRIRLLTNHPPRINAIEGFDLEIVETVSFG from the coding sequence ATGCCGTTTGCAAAAATAGACGACGCCGTCGCCGACATCCGGGCGGGCAAGATGATCATCATCGTCGATGACGAAGATCGCGAAAACGAGGGCGATCTCGTCTGCGCGGCCGAACTCGTGACCCCGGAGATCATCAACTTTATGGCGGTTCACGGCCGCGGGTTGATCTGTCTTCCTTTGACCGAAGAACGCTGCGACTTTCTCCAGCTCGCGCCCCAGACCGCTGAGAACACTTCAGGGTTCGGAACCGCGTTTACGGTTTCGATCGAAGCGAAGGAAGGAGTGACGACGGGGATTTCCGCAGCCGACCGCGCGCGGACGATCCTGACCGCGGTCGATCCGACGTCAACCGCCGCTGATCTTGCGCGGCCGGGACACGTCTTTCCGCTTCGCGCGCGCCGCGGCGGAGTTCTCGTGCGTGTCGGCCAAACCGAAGCGAGCGTCGATGTCGCGCGCATCGCCGGGCTCAACCCGTCGGCCGTGATCTGCGAGATAATGAATGACGACGGTACAATGGCGCGCCTCCCCGAACTCGAACGGTTTGCCGCCAAATTCGACCTGAAAGTAATCTCGGTCGCCGATCTCGTCCGTTATCGAATTCAGAAAGAGACGCTTGTCCGAAAGGTGATCGAAAGTGACCTGCCGACAAGTTACGGACTCTTTCGCGCGTCGATCTACGAAAACGTCGTCAACGGCGAAACACACCTCGCGCTCGCAATGGGCGACATTTCGAAGACAACCGATCCGGTTTTAGTTCGCGTCCAAACCGAGAACATTACTTTTGCAATGTTCGGATCGCGCCTCGGCGAAGCGGCCGAAGCGATCAACGCTGCACTCAAAAACATCGCCGCCGCCGGCACCGGCGTGATATTGTATCTCCGCCAGAACGAACACAACCTCGACCTGATCCATCAGCTTAAGACGTATGCGCTGATGCAGGAACGGGCGATCGATCTTCAGACGGCACGGCGCGAATCCGGTTACGGAAACGTTCGGGATTACGGCATCGGCGCACAGATCTTGAAGGATCTGGGCCTGAGCCGCATTCGGCTTCTAACGAATCACCCCCCGCGGATCAACGCCATCGAAGGTTTCGACCTTGAGATCGTCGAAACGGTTTCTTTTGGATAG
- a CDS encoding translocation/assembly module TamB domain-containing protein translates to MSEDEQVKKELTKRRRFFSRRSLLRLLAVVVVSLAVFFIVLAILYKTGATDGYIRGEFAAKMDRMGIGFDAGSFHVSASPLELELKDAVFTNKSTGEKLFAIRDGRIALTVKNLYDISLNRDINVDSTDLKGAEIWIDFDENGRSNFSGVRVVEEQNRLNFIYTSTRLSLKDSVAHFGDKSRTISGDAKNLSISLEPENAVASDVEMRYKFDVSSSESNFTYDSHKLEPVDIRAQGIVSAKGADITGLRIKTPVGESVLKGQVTDWATLKYDLEIESTVDLTQTSATFEFPTPVKGIGNFKGRVTGEGENYKVEGEVFSESLAASNIYLKGLSVNAIVSGKDSVYEANGKAIAQMLTFEDFKIDAPMLSGMIRGTGTDFRWLGELNAAAAKTPIGTLGALFISDAVAEYKEEQLKANLGKIRFDSFKFEDVDIRDVRSGNVTVVSKNGVTDVSVPQATAARVKTNDIDLDRVTAKNVRVKDRPQDVVIDAENARAESGATKDSKLKNITAGSIKVKHRNGVTDVIAKNASAERVEANGARISDVVAGDLTVRETRDLMTVYSDKLRVAKIETDAAVLGSLNIAGVRLSIREGVIEGTTGDIDAGDVKLAKSKELPDGGTLQNVKIVKPVFVLEPSGRYRATADMSLGGGVVGSVNLGAARASVNASSDQFELTNLKADVMNGRLDGSAIIAYDSRRRSSVRGNFTELDLSKLLALQGGRIVPLEGSTTGAVDLSFDGTDFKTADGRINADITANAGTSNEGFVPVSGRVETTATRGVFRLDVARLQTEKTEFSANGDLDINGSSSNLHLALASTDAKEIERIFRVLDLAPDFEKTIDEYKAEAAGNLTFDGTLTGSISEPNINGRAMLDSISLRGRVLGSLSTTLAVNAVETRLTDGLLRESDGGKLEFSAEIPTAGKNNIAVRAKLDKVDTGNILAAFPIDLPETFRGLQADTSGDLDLRGLPDEMLGEANLSAEGGSLGGQTFDKLNTRLTFAGTLVKLERFNAAFGDGSLNAAGTYRTDSTAFDFTVDGKSIEFARVSPFIPGNKSLPEIVGIVSLNGRTTGNANDSTTYDVNFNGSGTNVAINGNALGEVAFSGRTENRVLNANLTAKFEGQEQVIAAVLNFADPNLPLRAETNFNNSELAPFISLVRQPSPNLTLTGRATGTVVVEGNVSKVLNGERTFTADDLKGVANFSQFDLQINQTPLNSIEPIAIRFNSREVVVNNAKFAGGGSNVVVSGTKALRDDGINNFSVDGRVNLSILNIASKNAFFAGLSDVSIRLTGPNLTARLNGTADLQSASAAVFVGSERITFERIKGRAIFTSNQVQVNELNGFLGGGKFTASGGAFLGDKLNLEAFRLALRGFDVTLPLPKNFSTTGDAEIEVNGRRIGDQLSSIISGRINAKRSLYSRDIDLADVIGGRREGSISQTDGSSSLGDVRLDLIIEGRDALVVRNNLADLTASLALRVTGDLDYPQVAGRITAGAGMLFYRNDRYEIRRSELVFPPNTDGIDPIINLQAETEINGYQIFLNLDGKLTDAENLTATVRSNPALPQPDVISLITTGSLSNTETGIPTLAQTGIKTAAEILTDEIINKPVTRATDKLFGLNKFQLDPILSGQRLNPTARLTVGRQINRNLLVTYSTNLSEDQNQVLALEYRVSNRLSFVAQYEQRSLSNVTRNKDSFSFEIRFRKRF, encoded by the coding sequence ATGTCCGAGGACGAACAGGTAAAAAAAGAACTGACCAAGCGCCGCAGATTTTTCTCGCGCCGGTCACTTTTGCGCCTTCTCGCCGTCGTCGTCGTCTCGCTCGCCGTGTTCTTCATCGTTCTCGCGATCCTTTATAAGACCGGAGCGACCGACGGGTATATCCGAGGTGAATTCGCCGCAAAAATGGATCGAATGGGAATCGGCTTCGACGCCGGCTCGTTTCACGTTTCGGCATCGCCGCTCGAACTCGAACTTAAAGACGCGGTCTTCACGAACAAATCGACCGGCGAAAAACTCTTCGCCATCCGCGACGGACGCATTGCCCTGACGGTCAAGAACCTCTACGACATCAGTCTCAACCGCGACATCAACGTCGATTCGACCGACCTCAAAGGCGCCGAGATCTGGATCGATTTCGACGAGAACGGACGTTCGAACTTCTCCGGTGTTCGGGTCGTCGAAGAACAGAACCGGCTTAATTTCATTTACACTTCGACAAGGCTTTCGCTCAAGGATTCAGTCGCGCATTTCGGCGATAAATCGCGCACGATCAGCGGCGACGCGAAGAATCTGTCAATCTCGCTCGAACCCGAAAATGCGGTTGCGAGCGATGTCGAAATGCGCTACAAATTTGACGTTTCGTCGTCCGAATCGAACTTCACCTACGATTCGCACAAACTCGAACCGGTCGATATTCGCGCTCAGGGAATCGTTTCGGCAAAGGGCGCGGACATCACCGGATTAAGGATAAAGACGCCGGTCGGCGAGTCGGTATTGAAAGGTCAAGTCACCGACTGGGCCACGCTGAAGTATGATCTCGAAATCGAATCGACCGTCGATCTGACCCAAACCTCGGCGACGTTCGAATTTCCGACTCCGGTCAAGGGAATCGGCAATTTCAAGGGAAGGGTCACGGGCGAAGGCGAGAACTACAAGGTTGAAGGCGAGGTTTTCAGCGAATCGCTCGCCGCGTCCAACATTTACTTGAAGGGGCTGAGCGTCAACGCGATCGTCAGCGGCAAGGACTCGGTTTACGAGGCGAACGGCAAAGCGATCGCACAGATGTTGACATTTGAGGATTTCAAGATCGACGCGCCGATGCTTTCGGGAATGATCCGCGGAACCGGAACGGACTTTCGGTGGCTCGGCGAACTGAACGCCGCCGCCGCCAAAACTCCGATCGGCACGCTCGGCGCGCTGTTCATTTCCGACGCGGTCGCCGAATACAAAGAAGAACAACTTAAAGCGAATCTCGGCAAGATCCGCTTCGACAGTTTCAAATTTGAGGATGTCGATATCCGCGACGTTCGATCCGGAAATGTCACGGTCGTTTCAAAGAACGGCGTCACCGACGTCAGTGTCCCGCAGGCGACAGCCGCTCGGGTCAAGACCAATGACATCGATCTCGACCGCGTGACGGCAAAGAACGTTCGCGTCAAGGATCGTCCGCAGGACGTTGTGATCGACGCCGAGAACGCGCGCGCCGAATCAGGCGCGACCAAAGACTCGAAGCTCAAGAACATCACCGCGGGTTCGATCAAGGTCAAACACCGCAACGGCGTGACCGACGTCATCGCCAAAAACGCGTCGGCCGAAAGGGTCGAGGCGAACGGCGCCCGCATTTCGGATGTTGTCGCCGGCGATCTCACCGTCCGCGAAACGCGCGATCTGATGACGGTCTATTCCGACAAGCTTCGCGTCGCGAAGATCGAGACCGACGCGGCCGTTCTCGGCAGCTTGAACATCGCGGGCGTCCGTCTGTCGATCCGCGAAGGCGTCATCGAGGGAACTACGGGCGACATCGACGCCGGCGACGTCAAACTCGCTAAATCGAAAGAACTTCCGGACGGCGGGACACTTCAGAATGTGAAGATCGTCAAACCGGTCTTCGTTCTCGAACCGTCGGGCCGCTATCGCGCGACGGCCGATATGAGTCTCGGCGGCGGCGTTGTCGGAAGCGTCAATCTCGGCGCCGCGCGCGCGTCGGTCAACGCCTCGAGCGACCAGTTTGAGCTGACGAATCTGAAGGCGGATGTGATGAACGGTAGACTCGATGGCAGCGCGATCATCGCTTACGACTCGCGCCGCCGTTCGAGCGTTCGCGGAAACTTCACCGAACTTGACCTGTCAAAACTTCTGGCGCTTCAAGGCGGACGCATCGTTCCGCTCGAAGGGAGCACGACCGGCGCGGTCGATCTCAGCTTCGACGGCACGGATTTCAAAACCGCCGACGGCAGGATCAACGCCGACATCACCGCCAACGCTGGAACCTCGAACGAAGGATTCGTTCCGGTCAGCGGACGGGTTGAGACGACGGCGACCCGCGGCGTTTTCCGTCTCGACGTGGCGCGCCTGCAAACGGAAAAAACCGAGTTCAGCGCAAACGGCGACCTCGACATCAACGGCAGTTCTTCGAATCTGCATCTGGCGCTCGCCTCGACCGACGCGAAGGAGATCGAGAGGATCTTTCGCGTCCTCGATCTGGCGCCCGATTTTGAAAAGACGATCGATGAATATAAGGCCGAAGCCGCCGGAAATCTGACGTTTGACGGAACACTCACCGGCAGCATTTCCGAACCAAACATCAACGGCCGCGCGATGCTTGACTCGATCTCGCTTCGCGGACGCGTCCTCGGCTCTCTCTCAACAACGCTCGCAGTCAATGCCGTCGAAACCCGTTTGACGGACGGTCTGCTCCGCGAGTCCGACGGCGGAAAGCTCGAATTTTCGGCTGAGATACCAACTGCCGGCAAGAACAACATCGCGGTCCGCGCAAAACTTGACAAGGTCGATACGGGGAATATCCTCGCGGCCTTTCCGATCGATCTGCCGGAGACTTTCCGGGGCTTGCAGGCGGATACCTCAGGCGATCTGGATCTGCGCGGACTGCCCGACGAAATGCTCGGCGAGGCGAATCTTTCGGCCGAAGGCGGTTCCCTCGGCGGCCAGACGTTCGACAAGTTGAACACGCGGCTGACGTTTGCGGGAACGCTCGTCAAGCTCGAACGGTTCAACGCCGCATTCGGTGACGGAAGTTTGAACGCCGCCGGAACCTACCGCACGGACTCGACGGCGTTTGACTTCACGGTTGACGGCAAAAGCATCGAATTCGCGCGGGTCAGCCCGTTCATTCCGGGAAACAAGAGTCTTCCGGAAATTGTCGGGATAGTCTCACTGAATGGCCGCACGACCGGCAACGCGAATGACTCGACGACGTACGACGTCAACTTCAACGGTTCCGGCACGAATGTCGCGATCAACGGCAACGCGCTCGGCGAGGTCGCGTTCAGCGGAAGAACCGAAAACCGGGTTCTGAACGCGAATCTGACCGCGAAATTTGAGGGACAGGAACAGGTGATCGCCGCGGTCCTAAACTTCGCCGATCCGAATCTTCCGCTTCGCGCCGAAACTAATTTCAACAATTCCGAACTCGCGCCGTTCATCTCACTCGTGCGTCAGCCTTCCCCGAATCTTACCTTGACGGGCCGGGCGACGGGAACGGTCGTGGTCGAGGGCAACGTCTCGAAGGTTTTGAACGGTGAAAGAACGTTTACGGCCGACGATCTGAAGGGGGTCGCGAACTTCAGCCAGTTCGATCTGCAGATCAATCAAACACCTCTTAATTCGATCGAGCCGATCGCCATCCGGTTCAATTCGCGCGAAGTGGTGGTCAACAACGCGAAATTCGCGGGCGGCGGTTCGAACGTCGTGGTCAGCGGCACGAAAGCGCTCCGCGATGACGGCATCAACAACTTTTCGGTCGACGGGCGGGTCAACCTGAGCATCTTGAACATCGCTTCGAAGAACGCTTTCTTCGCCGGTCTCTCGGACGTCAGCATTCGGCTCACCGGCCCGAATCTGACGGCGCGTCTGAACGGCACCGCCGACCTCCAAAGCGCTTCGGCGGCGGTGTTTGTCGGATCGGAGCGAATCACTTTCGAGCGCATCAAAGGGCGTGCGATTTTTACCTCGAATCAGGTGCAGGTCAACGAACTCAACGGATTCCTGGGCGGCGGAAAGTTTACCGCGTCGGGCGGCGCGTTTCTCGGCGACAAACTCAACCTCGAAGCGTTTCGGCTTGCGCTCCGCGGCTTTGACGTGACATTGCCGCTGCCGAAGAATTTCTCGACGACCGGCGATGCCGAGATCGAGGTCAACGGCCGGCGGATCGGCGATCAGCTTTCAAGCATCATTTCGGGACGCATCAATGCGAAACGCAGTTTGTATTCCCGCGACATCGACCTCGCGGATGTCATCGGCGGCCGCCGCGAAGGCTCGATCTCGCAGACTGACGGAAGTTCAAGCCTTGGAGATGTTCGACTCGATCTGATCATCGAAGGGCGCGATGCGCTTGTCGTCCGCAACAACCTTGCCGATCTGACGGCTTCGCTGGCGCTGCGCGTAACGGGCGATCTGGATTATCCGCAGGTCGCCGGCCGGATCACCGCGGGAGCCGGAATGCTGTTCTATCGCAACGACCGTTACGAGATCCGCCGCAGCGAACTTGTCTTTCCGCCGAACACGGACGGTATCGACCCGATCATCAACCTGCAGGCGGAAACCGAGATCAACGGGTATCAGATCTTTTTGAATCTGGACGGCAAGTTGACGGACGCCGAGAACCTGACGGCAACGGTGCGTTCGAATCCGGCGTTGCCACAGCCGGACGTGATCTCGCTGATCACGACCGGCAGTCTTTCGAACACGGAGACCGGAATTCCGACGCTCGCGCAGACCGGGATCAAGACGGCGGCCGAGATTTTGACCGATGAGATCATCAACAAGCCGGTCACGCGCGCGACCGACAAACTGTTCGGACTAAACAAGTTTCAGCTCGACCCGATCCTCTCGGGACAGCGCCTCAACCCGACCGCGCGACTCACGGTCGGCCGCCAGATCAACCGCAATCTGCTCGTAACTTACTCGACGAACCTGTCGGAGGATCAGAATCAGGTCCTCGCGCTTGAATATCGTGTCTCGAACCGACTCTCGTTCGTCGCCCAATATGAGCAACGCTCGCTGAGCAACGTCACGCGCAACAAGGACAGCTTCAGTTTTGAGATCAGATTTAGAAAGAGATTCTAA
- a CDS encoding ABC transporter permease encodes MRFELKLALRYLLARKKTLARFTAAAAVAGIAAGVASLVAADALSRGFADEMRDKILANSAHISVTAANAGPITDSALLSKRLKNLENVAEVETAALEHSVVSFESATSYALLSAVGGDRVLVGKQLAERLGVVPGEKIEVVTLGNQSPVRITVDGILETGLQDFDATRIDVPREKFAALNREMYFTPRTLNLKLNDIYKSPETSATVRAALGSGFRVSDWQESNRPLFAALSLERRVIAAIIALIFLIAALNVTTTLALLVNERRFDIGVLRACGASSRSLIAVFLIEGALLGVVGIVAGTLLGLAACALGNYFRLVSISAEVYSLNYVPFHPNAISIVFIIVCAFLAVLVASLFPAMRAGRVTPADNLRAH; translated from the coding sequence ATGCGGTTTGAGCTCAAACTCGCGCTGCGTTATCTGCTGGCGAGAAAAAAAACTCTGGCCCGGTTCACCGCCGCGGCGGCGGTCGCCGGGATCGCAGCCGGCGTCGCGAGCCTGGTCGCGGCCGATGCGCTCTCGCGCGGCTTTGCGGATGAAATGCGCGACAAGATCCTCGCCAACTCGGCGCATATTTCGGTGACGGCCGCAAACGCCGGACCGATCACGGATTCGGCACTGCTTTCGAAGCGCCTGAAGAATCTCGAAAATGTCGCCGAAGTGGAAACCGCAGCGCTTGAACACTCAGTTGTAAGCTTCGAATCTGCAACGAGTTATGCGCTCCTCAGCGCTGTCGGCGGCGACCGGGTTCTGGTCGGAAAGCAGCTTGCGGAACGTCTCGGCGTGGTCCCCGGCGAAAAGATAGAGGTCGTGACGCTCGGCAATCAATCGCCGGTTCGAATCACCGTCGACGGAATTCTCGAGACTGGCCTGCAGGATTTCGACGCGACCCGGATCGACGTTCCGCGGGAAAAATTCGCGGCGCTCAATCGGGAAATGTACTTCACTCCGCGGACCCTGAATCTGAAACTTAACGACATTTACAAGTCCCCGGAAACGTCGGCGACCGTGCGGGCCGCGCTCGGAAGCGGTTTCAGGGTCAGCGATTGGCAGGAATCGAATCGGCCGCTTTTTGCGGCGCTGAGTCTTGAGCGACGAGTCATCGCGGCGATCATCGCATTGATCTTCCTGATCGCGGCGCTGAATGTGACGACGACCCTCGCGCTGCTTGTCAACGAGCGGCGCTTCGACATCGGCGTCTTGCGAGCGTGCGGCGCGAGTTCGCGAAGTCTGATCGCCGTTTTCCTTATCGAAGGAGCGTTGCTCGGCGTCGTCGGAATCGTCGCCGGAACGCTTCTCGGACTCGCGGCATGCGCCTTGGGCAACTATTTTCGGCTTGTCAGTATCTCCGCCGAAGTCTATTCGCTGAACTACGTCCCGTTTCATCCGAACGCGATAAGTATAGTGTTTATAATCGTTTGCGCGTTCCTCGCCGTTCTCGTCGCGAGTCTTTTTCCGGCCATGCGCGCCGGTCGGGTCACGCCGGCCGACAATCTCCGCGCTCACTGA
- a CDS encoding ATP-dependent Clp protease ATP-binding subunit, with translation MFERYTEKARRVIFFARYEALQYGSQVISPEHILLGLMREDKTLSARFFPFRNNLTVEAVRREVEERIVLRERIPQSAELHLAGETKKILAFASEESRRLQNRHIGPEHLLLGILREERSIAAEILYENGLRLQDARDEVGRQSGVSTFGATPKEKSETPHLQEFTRDLTDDAAQGKLDPLIGRESEIERLIEILCRRTKNNPVLIGEAGVGKTAIIEGLAQRIVERRVPTFLEDKRILSLDLSLIVAGTKYRGQFEERLKKIMGELRDNRQYIVFIDELHTLVGAGSAEGTLDAANILKPSLSRGEVQCIGATTPSEYRKSIEKDKALERRFQAVKVLPPNEEDALRIIEGIVERYESFHQIRYSKDALSAAVYQSNRYIPDRFLPDKAIDVLDEAGARAKLRYEQEGEPSWKEAVENWKRVTANEEQLISYELKNLEDSFFAVEVTKDDVEAVIARWTGIPLTSIKQEEAKKLLAIESELHKRIVSQRPAITALARAIRRSRAGLKNPNKPVGSFLFLGPTGVGKTEVARSLAEFLFGSERALVRFDMSEFMEKHAVAKFIGSPPGYVGHEEGGQLTEKLRRAPYSVVLFDEIEKAHPDLFNLLLQVFEDGVLTDALGQTVDCKNAIFIMTSNIGARFIQKRTTLGFQTGGESSREKMEEQVMSEVKRTFAPEFINRLDEIITFDELSDENLFEIVELQLEKLNQMLENRALRIRLSSEAKQWLIDKTCADRSYGARPLKRALQKYVEDELSEALIQGDLADGSIVEVLREDDRLVFRSLALEETLGADVGLSASQ, from the coding sequence ATGTTTGAACGCTACACGGAGAAAGCCCGTCGGGTCATCTTTTTTGCCCGCTATGAGGCATTGCAATACGGCTCGCAGGTCATTTCGCCCGAGCATATTCTGCTCGGACTGATGCGCGAGGATAAGACCTTGAGCGCCAGATTTTTTCCGTTTCGGAACAATCTGACGGTCGAAGCGGTCCGCCGCGAGGTCGAGGAACGGATCGTGTTGCGCGAACGGATCCCGCAATCCGCGGAACTGCACCTCGCGGGCGAAACGAAAAAGATCCTTGCCTTCGCTTCAGAAGAGAGCCGCCGGCTGCAGAACCGGCACATCGGCCCCGAACACCTTCTGCTCGGTATTCTTCGCGAAGAGCGTTCGATCGCGGCCGAGATCCTTTACGAAAACGGTCTGCGGCTGCAGGACGCGCGCGACGAGGTGGGACGGCAAAGCGGTGTCTCCACGTTCGGCGCGACCCCGAAAGAGAAATCGGAAACGCCTCATTTGCAGGAATTTACACGCGATCTGACGGACGATGCGGCGCAGGGCAAGCTCGATCCGCTGATCGGGCGTGAATCCGAGATCGAACGCCTGATCGAGATTCTCTGCCGACGTACAAAGAACAATCCGGTTTTGATCGGCGAAGCCGGAGTCGGCAAAACGGCGATCATCGAAGGACTCGCGCAACGCATCGTCGAACGCCGCGTCCCGACGTTCCTCGAAGACAAACGCATCCTCTCGCTCGATCTGTCGCTGATCGTCGCCGGCACGAAATACCGCGGCCAGTTTGAAGAACGGCTCAAGAAGATCATGGGCGAACTGCGCGACAACCGGCAGTACATCGTTTTCATCGACGAACTCCACACGCTCGTCGGCGCCGGTTCGGCCGAAGGCACGCTCGACGCGGCGAATATTTTGAAGCCCTCGCTCTCGCGCGGGGAAGTCCAGTGCATCGGCGCAACGACGCCGTCCGAGTACCGCAAATCGATTGAAAAGGACAAGGCGCTGGAGCGTCGTTTTCAAGCGGTCAAGGTTCTGCCGCCGAACGAGGAAGACGCGCTCAGGATCATCGAGGGAATCGTCGAACGCTACGAGAGCTTCCATCAGATCCGCTATTCAAAAGATGCGCTGTCGGCGGCGGTCTATCAATCGAACCGTTACATTCCCGACCGTTTCCTGCCGGACAAGGCGATCGACGTCCTTGACGAGGCCGGCGCGCGGGCGAAGTTGCGTTATGAGCAGGAAGGCGAGCCGTCCTGGAAGGAAGCTGTCGAAAATTGGAAACGCGTAACGGCGAACGAGGAACAGCTGATCTCTTACGAACTCAAGAATCTCGAGGATTCGTTCTTCGCGGTAGAGGTAACGAAAGACGACGTTGAAGCAGTCATCGCGCGATGGACCGGAATCCCGCTGACGTCGATCAAACAGGAAGAGGCGAAAAAGTTGCTGGCGATCGAAAGTGAACTCCACAAACGCATCGTTTCGCAGCGCCCGGCGATAACAGCTTTGGCACGGGCGATCAGGCGTTCGCGCGCCGGACTCAAGAATCCGAACAAACCTGTCGGTTCGTTCCTTTTTCTCGGTCCGACCGGCGTCGGCAAAACCGAAGTCGCGCGGTCGCTCGCGGAATTTCTTTTCGGATCCGAACGCGCTCTTGTCCGTTTCGATATGAGCGAATTTATGGAGAAGCACGCGGTTGCGAAATTCATCGGTTCGCCTCCGGGATACGTCGGCCACGAGGAAGGCGGACAACTGACCGAAAAACTCCGGCGCGCGCCGTATTCGGTCGTTCTGTTCGACGAGATCGAAAAGGCGCACCCCGACCTTTTCAATCTGCTGCTGCAGGTATTCGAGGACGGCGTTTTGACCGACGCGCTCGGGCAGACGGTCGACTGCAAGAATGCGATCTTCATAATGACGTCGAACATCGGCGCGCGTTTCATCCAGAAGCGTACGACCCTCGGATTCCAGACCGGCGGCGAATCGTCGCGCGAGAAAATGGAAGAGCAGGTGATGAGCGAGGTCAAGCGGACGTTTGCGCCGGAATTCATCAATCGGCTCGACGAGATCATCACCTTTGATGAACTGAGCGACGAGAATCTGTTTGAGATCGTCGAACTGCAGCTCGAGAAACTCAATCAAATGCTGGAAAACCGCGCGCTACGGATCAGGTTGAGTTCGGAGGCGAAGCAATGGCTTATCGATAAGACCTGCGCTGACCGCAGTTACGGAGCCCGTCCGCTGAAGCGTGCGCTTCAGAAATATGTCGAGGATGAATTGTCGGAAGCTCTGATCCAGGGCGACCTTGCCGATGGAAGTATCGTTGAGGTTCTCCGCGAAGACGACCGGCTCGTCTTCCGCTCGCTGGCGCTCGAAGAAACCCTCGGCGCCGACGTCGGCCTGTCGGCGTCACAATAG